The following proteins come from a genomic window of Microtus ochrogaster isolate Prairie Vole_2 chromosome 7, MicOch1.0, whole genome shotgun sequence:
- the LOC101991918 gene encoding olfactory receptor 1361-like has translation MDGDNQTTVTEFLLLGLSEESEQENVVFGMFLGMYMVTISGNLLIILAVSCDPHLHTPMYFFLANLSSVDICFSSVTVPKALVNHMVGSKSISYTECMVQMYFLFAFGNMDSFLLSVMAYDRYVAICHPLHYTLMMSPRLCVLLVVLSWVITILHSLLHTLLMVRLTFCSHNAVHHFYCDPYLVLKLSCSDTFINDVTIFTEGGLIYAIPFVCIVVSYASIYSKVLKMSSTQGIRKAMSTCGSHLTVVCLFYGAILGIYMHPSSSYSLHDAVASVIFLVMTPMANPFIYSLRNHDIKGALRKIILRS, from the coding sequence ATGGACGGTGACAATCAGACGACAGTCACAGAATTCCTCCTCCTGGGACTCTCTGAAGAGTCAGAACAAGAAAACGTTGTCTTTGGAATGTTCTTGGGGATGTACATGGTCACCATCTCTGGGAACCTTCTCATCATCCTGGCCGTCAGCTGTGACCCTcatctccacacacccatgtacttcttcttGGCCAACCTCTCCAGTGTTGACATCTGCTTTTCCTCAGTCACCGTCCCCAAGGCACTGGTGAAtcacatggtgggaagcaagTCCATCTCTTACACAGAGTGTATGGTTCAGATGTACTTCTTGTTCGCATTTGGTAACATGGACAGTTTCCTCCTGAgtgtgatggcctatgaccgctatgtggccatttgTCACCCACTCCACTACACCCTTATGATGAGCCCCAGACTCTGTGTCCTCCTGGTGGTCCTATCATGGGTCATCACAATCCTGCATTCTCTCTTGCACACTCTCCTCATGGTTCGACTCACCTTCTGTTCCCACAATGCAGTGCACCACTTCTACTGTGATCCCTACCTTGTCCTGAAGCTCTCATGTTCGGATACCTTTATCAATGATGTCACAATCTTTACTGAGGGCGGATTGATATACGCGATACCATTTGTATGCATTGTTGTTTCCTATGCTTCCATCTACTCTAAGGTCTTGAAGATGTCCTCTACCCAGGGGATAAGAAAAGCCATGTCCACTTGTGGTTCTCATCTCACTGTGGTCTGTCTTTTCTATGGGGCGATCCTAGGAATTTATATGcacccttcttcctcctactCACTACACGATGCAGTGGCCTCTGTCATCTTCCTAGTGATGACACCTATGGCTAACCCCTTTATCTATAGCCTGAGGAATCATGACATCAAAGGAGCCCTAAGGAAGATAATTCTCAGGTCCTAG